In Callospermophilus lateralis isolate mCalLat2 chromosome 18, mCalLat2.hap1, whole genome shotgun sequence, one DNA window encodes the following:
- the Lhb gene encoding lutropin subunit beta, with product MEMLQGLLLWLLLSMSGVWASRGPLRPLCRPINATLAAEHEACPVCITFTTSICAGYCPSMVRVLPAALPPVPQPVCTYRELRFSSIRLPGCPPGVDPIVSFPVALSCHCGPCRLSSSDCGGPRAQPLACDLPHLPGLLFL from the exons ATGGAGATGCTCCAG GGGTTGCTGCTGTGGCTGCTGCTGAGCATGAGTGGGGTGTGGGCCTCTAGGGGGCCACTTCGGCCATTGTGTCGGCCTATCAACGCCACCCTGGCTGCTGAGCATGAGGCCTGCCCAGTCTGCATCACCTTCACCACCAGCATCTGTGCTGGCTACTGCCCCAGCATG GTTCGGGTACTGCCAGCTGCCTTGCCGCCTGTGCCCCAGCCAGTGTGCACCTACCGTGAGCTGCGCTTCTCCTCCATCCGGCTCCCCGGCTGCCCGCCTGGTGTGGACCCCATAGTTTCCTTCCCAGTGGCCCTCAGCTGCCACTGTGGGCCCTGTCGCCTCAGCAGTTCTGACTGCGGGGGTCCCAGAGCTCAACCCTTGGCCTGTGACCTCCCCCACCTTCCAGGCCTCCTCTTCCTCTAA
- the Ruvbl2 gene encoding ruvB-like 2, protein MATVAATTKVPEIRDVTRIERIGAHSHIRGLGLDDALEPRQASQGMVGQLAARRAAGVVLEMIREGKIAGRAVLIAGQPGTGKTAIAMGMAQALGPDTPFTAIAGSEIFSLEMSKTEALTQAFRRSIGVRIKEETEIIEGEVVEIQIDRPATGTGSKVGKLTLKTTEMETIYDLGTKMIESLTKDKVQAGDVITIDKATGKISKLGRSFTRARDYDAMGSQTKFVQCPDGELQKRKEVVHTVSLHEIDVINSRTQGFLALFSGDTGEIKSEVREQINAKVAEWREEGKAEIIPGVLFIDEVHMLDIESFSFLNRALESDMAPVLIMATNRGITRIRGTSYQSPHGIPIDLLDRLLIVSTSPYSEKDTKQILRIRCEEEDVEMSEDAYTVLTRIGLETSLRYAIQLITAASLVCRKRKGTEVQVDDIKRVYSLFLDESRSTQYMKEYQDAFLFNELKGETMDTS, encoded by the exons ATGGCAACCGTG GCAGCCACAACCAAAGTCCCAGAGATCCGTGATGTGACGAGGATCGAGCGCATTG GTGCTCACTCCCACATCCGGGGACTGGGGCTGGATGATGCCTTGGAGCCACGGCAG GCTTCCCAGGGCATGGTGGGTCAACTGGCAGCCAGGCGGGCAGCCGGAGTGGTGCTGGAGATGATCCGAGAAGGGAAGATTGCTGGGCGGGCAGTCCTCATTGCAGGCCAGCCGGGGACTGGGAAGACAGCCATTGCCATGG GCATGGCCCAGGCACTGGGCCCCGACACCCCGTTCACAGCTATCGCCGGCAGTGAGATCTTCTCCCTGGAAATGAGCAAGACCGAGGCGCTGACACAGGCCTTCCGCCGGTCTATTGGTGTTCGCATCAA GGAGGAGACTGAGATCATCGAAGGGGAGGTGGTGGAGATCCAGATTGATCGGCCAGCCACAGGGACG GGTTCCAAGGTGGGCAAGCTGACCCTCAAGACCACAGAGATGGAAACCATCTACGACCTGGGCACCAAGATGATTGAGTCACTGACCAAGGACAAAGTCCAGGCCGG GGATGTGATCACCATCGACAAGGCCACAGGCAAGATCTCCAAGCTGGGTCGCTCCTTCACACGTGCCCGTGACTATGACGCCATGGGCTCCCAG ACCAAGTTTGTGCAGTGCCCAGATGGAGAGCTCCAGAAACGCAAGGAGGTGGTGCACACTGTGTCCCTGCATGAGATCGATGTCATCAACTCCCGCACCCAGGGCTTCCTGGCTCTCTTCTCAG GTGACACAGGGGAGATCAAGTCAGAAGTCCGTGAGCAGATCAATGCCAAGGTGGCTGAGTGGCGTGAGGAAGGCAAGGCAGAGATAATCCCTGGG GTGCTATTCATCGATGAGGTACACATGCTGGACATTGAGAGCTTCTCCTTCCTCAACCGGGCCCTGGAGAGTGACATGGCACCTGTCCTTATCATGGCCACCAACCGTGGCATCACAAG GATCCGGGGTACCAGCTACCAGAGCCCCCATGGCATCCCCATTGACCTACTGGACCGGCTGCTTATTGTCTCCACATCTCCCTACAGTGAGAAGGACACAAAGCAGATCCTCCGCATTCG GTGTGAGGAGGAAGATGTGGAGATGAGCGAAGACGCCTACACAGTGCTAACCCGCATCGGATTGGAGACTTCCCTGCGCTATGCTATCCAACTCATCACAGCTGCTAGCCTGGTGTGCCGGAAACGCAAG GGCACAGAGGTGCAGGTAGACGACATTAAGCGGGTCTACTCACTCTTCCTGGACGAGTCCCGCTCCACGCAGTACATGAAGGAGTACCAGGATGCCTTCCTCTTCAATGAGCTCA AAGGTGAAACCATGGATACCTCCTGA